In Massilia violaceinigra, one DNA window encodes the following:
- a CDS encoding type II toxin-antitoxin system RelE/ParE family toxin: MPTKKALPPSPGSSSVTVNLKAVEWLGHESAMSSLPIDVKRGGGYALHFVQVGEDPPNWSSMETIGSGAKEIRLQDAQGWYRIFYVAKLSEAIFILGVITKKTNTTSQSDIDNARQKYKDAVKKNSDLKAISEQKAQATTSKSKREKK, encoded by the coding sequence ATGCCCACAAAAAAAGCGCTTCCTCCATCACCCGGTTCGTCGTCTGTCACCGTCAACCTCAAGGCTGTCGAGTGGCTTGGACATGAGTCGGCAATGTCATCGCTGCCTATTGACGTCAAGCGTGGAGGCGGATACGCCCTGCATTTTGTTCAAGTTGGTGAAGACCCGCCCAACTGGAGTTCGATGGAGACCATTGGGTCGGGTGCGAAGGAGATACGTCTGCAAGACGCGCAAGGATGGTATCGAATCTTTTACGTGGCGAAGCTGTCTGAAGCAATTTTCATTTTGGGTGTAATAACAAAAAAAACGAACACCACTAGTCAATCAGACATAGACAATGCCAGGCAAAAATACAAAGACGCCGTCAAAAAAAATTCTGATTTGAAGGCCATCAGCGAACAAAAAGCACAGGCGACTACATCTAAATCAAAAAGGGAGAAGAAATGA
- a CDS encoding peptidase domain-containing ABC transporter codes for MRVAPENVDASDPDSEELARQSRRFGFSWFVPELLKHKKLWQEVLLASLVIQLIALATPLFTQAIIDKVVVHHSQSTLIVIAIGMAVFMLFSAALSWMRQYLVLHTGNRVDAALGASVFGRLFKLPPMYFQHRPTGVIAARLQGVETIREFISSAAVTLVLDLPFLLIFVAIMFYYSVTLTLVVLAILAVIVLLSMIVAPIFQDRLQQQFLLGARNQAFLTEYIGGLETVKSLQMEPQLDARYSNYLGSYLDASLSTKQLANGYNTLSNLLEQVMSLLILGIGAHTVMNSTDFTIGMLIAFQMFSGRLSQPMLRLVGLWQQFQQASLSVDRLGDLMNAPVEPYSLVPARANARAGKIEIDTVAFKYAEHLPLVYQNLSLTVPPGQTIGIMGASGCGKSTLAKLLQGFYQPSAGRILIDGVDIRYLSANELRSHFGVVPQETVLFSGTIFENLQMASPDASFEQVTAACQMAEIHSAIEALPKGYQTEIGERGAGLSGGQKQRIAIARALLKRPSILVFDEATSALDQPTAEQFARTINALRGKVTMLFITHGLPKGLQLDAVYRLGPQGAQRVVLAPVAASLGNPGPNAESPVTTA; via the coding sequence ATGCGCGTGGCGCCTGAAAACGTGGATGCCAGCGACCCCGACAGCGAGGAACTGGCGCGCCAGTCGCGCCGTTTCGGCTTTAGCTGGTTTGTCCCGGAATTGCTGAAACACAAAAAACTGTGGCAGGAAGTGTTGCTTGCCTCACTGGTGATCCAGTTGATCGCCCTTGCCACGCCGCTGTTCACGCAAGCGATCATTGACAAGGTCGTTGTCCATCACAGCCAGAGCACGCTGATCGTGATTGCCATCGGCATGGCCGTGTTCATGCTGTTTTCGGCGGCGCTGTCGTGGATGCGCCAGTATTTGGTGCTACATACCGGTAACCGGGTCGATGCCGCCCTGGGCGCCTCCGTATTCGGGCGCCTGTTCAAGCTGCCGCCGATGTATTTCCAGCACCGGCCCACCGGTGTCATCGCCGCGCGCCTGCAGGGCGTTGAAACGATCCGCGAATTCATTTCCAGCGCGGCCGTGACATTGGTGCTGGATCTGCCGTTCCTGCTGATCTTTGTGGCGATCATGTTTTACTACAGCGTCACCCTGACCCTGGTGGTGCTGGCGATTCTGGCAGTCATCGTTTTGCTGAGTATGATTGTGGCGCCGATTTTCCAGGACCGTTTGCAACAGCAATTCCTGCTGGGGGCGCGCAACCAGGCCTTCCTGACCGAGTACATCGGCGGGCTGGAAACGGTCAAGTCCCTGCAGATGGAACCGCAACTCGACGCACGCTACAGCAATTACCTGGGCAGCTATCTTGACGCCAGCCTGTCGACCAAGCAACTGGCGAATGGCTACAACACCTTGTCGAACCTGCTGGAGCAAGTGATGAGCCTTCTCATCCTCGGTATTGGCGCGCATACCGTGATGAATAGCACCGATTTTACGATCGGCATGTTGATCGCGTTCCAGATGTTTTCCGGCCGCCTGTCGCAGCCGATGCTGCGCCTGGTTGGACTGTGGCAGCAATTTCAGCAAGCCAGCCTGTCGGTCGACCGTCTGGGCGACCTGATGAACGCGCCGGTGGAACCGTATTCCCTGGTTCCCGCGCGCGCTAATGCGCGTGCCGGCAAGATCGAGATCGACACGGTTGCCTTCAAATACGCCGAGCACTTGCCGCTGGTGTATCAAAACCTGTCGCTGACGGTGCCGCCAGGGCAGACCATCGGCATCATGGGCGCTTCCGGTTGCGGCAAGAGCACGCTGGCCAAGCTGCTGCAAGGGTTTTACCAGCCGAGCGCCGGGCGCATTCTGATCGACGGCGTCGATATCCGCTATCTGTCGGCCAATGAACTGCGCAGCCACTTCGGGGTTGTGCCGCAAGAAACGGTGCTGTTCTCGGGAACGATCTTCGAAAACCTGCAGATGGCCAGCCCGGATGCCAGTTTCGAGCAGGTGACGGCAGCCTGCCAGATGGCGGAAATCCACAGCGCGATTGAAGCGCTGCCGAAGGGCTATCAGACCGAGATTGGTGAGAGGGGTGCGGGCCTGTCTGGCGGGCAGAAGCAACGCATTGCGATTGCGCGCGCCTTGCTCAAGAGGCCGAGCATTCTTGTGTTCGACGAAGCGACCAGTGCGCTCGACCAGCCAACCGCCGAACAATTCGCCCGCACCATCAACGCCCTGCGCGGCAAGGTCACGATGCTGTTCATTACCCACGGCCTGCCCAAGGGCTTGCAGCTGGACGCGGTCTACCGCCTGGGTCCGCAGGGCGCGCAGCGCGTTGTGCTTGCGCCGGTTGCGGCCTCGCTCGGCAACCCTGGTCCGAACGCGGAATCGCCTGTTACCACCGCCTGA